The following are encoded in a window of Palaemon carinicauda isolate YSFRI2023 chromosome 31, ASM3689809v2, whole genome shotgun sequence genomic DNA:
- the LOC137624793 gene encoding uncharacterized protein: MSNVYAAYGPVPTSVGVTASPRLNGSLDRRIIVQGRSATLGRTNPGAAAAARHVHHHGAMGIGSSYQDLRRSRECLEIKQGPMEVMQPLEPLGMGDGALHGSIDAFPSLPITTLERRRNGGGALVTGGCSVHGGTLTRVGSRAGSRYQLADDRHVSGGGRGGCCRKSCCTLTLSLIACLLILGGVIVALYFFIKNVPYEHQPPTQENYE, from the exons ATGAGTAACGTCTACGCCGCCTACGGGCCCGTGCCCACCTCGGTGGGCGTGACAGCCTCCCCGAGACTGAATGGCTCCCTCGACCGACGAATTATCGTGCAGGGTCGGTCGGCCACCCTCGGCCGCACGAACCCCGGTGCGGCTGCCGCAGCCCGCCACGTGCATCACCATGGGGCCATGGGCATCGGCAGCTCCTACCAGGACCTGCGGCGGTCCAGAGAATGCCTGGAAATAAAGCAAGGACCCATGGAAGTGATGCAGCCCCTGGAGCCCCTCGGGATGGGCGACGGGGCATTGCACGGGTCCATCGATGCCTTCCCAAGCTTGCCCATCACGACGTTGGAGAGACGCCGCAACGGCGGCGGCGCCCTGGTCACGGGCGGCTGCAGCGTGCATGGTGGCACCCTCACCAGAGTGGGCAGCAGGGCTGGTTCCAGGTACCAGCTGGCGGACGACAGGCACGTTTCGGGAGGGGGGAGAGGAGGGTGCTGCAGGAAGAGCTGCTGTACCCTGACCCTTTCCCTCATCGCCTGCTTGCTGATCCTAGGGGGCGTCATTGTCGCGCTCTACTTCTTCATCAAAA ATGTGCCATACGAACACCAACCTCCCACCCAGGAAA ATTACGAGTAG
- the LOC137624792 gene encoding uncharacterized protein: MSNVYAAYGPVPTSVGVTASPRLNGSLDRRIIVQGRSATLGRTNPGAAAAARHVHHHGAMGIGSSYQDLRRSRECLEIKQGPMEVMQPLEPLGMGDGALHGSIDAFPSLPITTLERRRNGGGALVTGGCSVHGGTLTRVGSRAGSRYQLADDRHVSGGGRGGCCRKSCCTLTLSLIACLLILGGVIVALYFFIKNVPYEHQPPTQENYE, from the exons ATGAGTAACGTCTACGCCGCCTACGGGCCCGTGCCCACCTCGGTGGGCGTGACAGCCTCCCCGAGACTGAATGGCTCCCTCGACCGACGAATTATCGTGCAGGGTCGGTCGGCCACCCTCGGCCGCACGAACCCCGGTGCGGCTGCCGCAGCCCGCCACGTGCATCACCATGGGGCCATGGGCATCGGCAGCTCCTACCAGGACCTGCGGCGGTCCAGAGAATGCCTGGAAATAAAGCAAGGACCCATGGAAGTGATGCAGCCCCTGGAGCCCCTCGGGATGGGCGACGGGGCGTTGCACGGGTCCATCGATGCCTTCCCAAGCTTGCCCATCACGACGTTGGAGAGACGCCGCAACGGCGGCGGCGCCCTGGTCACGGGCGGCTGCAGCGTGCATGGTGGCACCCTCACCAGAGTGGGCAGCAGGGCTGGTTCCAGGTACCAGCTGGCGGACGACAGGCACGTTTCGGGAGGGGGGAGAGGAGGGTGCTGCAGGAAGAGCTGCTGTACCCTGACCCTTTCCCTCATCGCCTGCTTGCTGATCCTAGGGGGCGTCATTGTCGCGCTCTACTTCTTCATCAAAA ATGTGCCATACGAACACCAACCTCCCACCCAGGAAA ATTACGAGTAG